The Thermodesulfobacteriota bacterium DNA window GCTCCCAGCGGCAAAAAAGCCTGGCGTCGGAGATGTTTTAAACAAATTTTCAAAGAGCAGGCGATCAACTAACGAAATCGGATCGCAAAAAGTCAAAAATATATAGGAAGGCTGCGAGACAGCCTGTGAAGCCTTCCGCTACATTATTTCCGGGCAACTGCCCCGGCCTGTGTAGGGGAAGGTTTCAGCCTTCCAGGTGGAGGTCTGAAGACCTCCGCTGCAATACTTTAGCAGCAAATAACGGTTGAATGACAATAGAATCTCTTCAGCCGGCAACCATACCCGTTGTCGGCCGGATTGTCTACCCGTTCTTCCAGTCCACCAGTTCCGTCAGCACCATCATGCCGTCATGGCTCTGGCCGGGGTAAATGGTTCCGCTCTGACCGATATCGACGATGTTGCTGACGCCGGCCGCGGCGATCACGTCCCGGAGTTCTTCCCGCCGGGCCGGCGGGAAAATACTGACCGTGGAGACACCGGGATGCAGGTACGACAGAACATCGGAAAGCGCGCCGACCTTGCGGACGATGATCATCCGTTGCATGGTCAGGCAGGAAAGCGGGAACTCCCGGTTGACGACCACCACCCCGGATGAAAACCGCCCGTTTGTCCGGTTGATGTACCAGTCGGCGTCGATGAGCATACCCCGCATCAGGCGCTTGATTTCCCCCTCGAAGAAGGGTTCGATATAGTTGGGTGCGTATTGGTCGAACCGTTCCAGCCCCTGACGCAGGGCCTCGGCATAAGCCTTCAGTTGATCGTCGTCCCCTTCCACGTAATGAATCTGGGAGGCGATACAGGCTTTCTGGTTGGCGACCAGGGAGTCCGCCAGGGTCCGGTCAGCCACGTGTCGGATGTCTCCGGCAAACGCTTCCCGGCCGATCATGGAAATACCGTAGCGCGGGTTGAAGGTCAGCACCTTGGTGAAAACGGCTCGCTTTTTGACCGATTCCACCGCCTCGGGCGCGCCCCAGACCACGATGCGGTCAAAGCTGCCGGGCGCGAAAAAAGCCGATTCCACGGATTCGTCACCGCCCGGCCAGTAGACGATGGAGAGATGGCGGGTGACCGGATGATCGGGCCGGCCGGTCGCCATGGCCAGGGCCAACAGCGCGCCGGGAATGGTGGCGCCATAGGGCGACTTGACCACCGCCGGAGACTTGGTCAGGATGGCGCGGAGAGCCGAGAACAGCGGAATCTGCGGGGCGTTGCCGGCGGTGATGTGCAACTGCCGGGTGGGCATGGCGCGCAGCGTTGGAACGCGCGGCCGCCAGGCCTTGTCCGGTTCCCTGAATATTTCGGCGGCCATTAAGTGGACCGGTTCGGGGAAAACCGGGGCCTCCGTCAGGGGGACCCAGCCGTCGAGAAAGCGCGTTCCCGGCAGGTTCCAGGCGCACAGGTCATTATCCACCATCCGGCGGGCGTTGCCTTCATCCAGCAGCAGCTCGATGGTGTCGAATCCGGCCCGATGCCAGCGGTCCGGCAGAAGCGCCGTCGGCAGGGTGGCCTCCCGGACATGGTCCAGGAAGGAACGGCTGGCGGCAAAGGTCTCGCCCAGGGCCCGCAGGAACGAAAGGATTTCTTCAAACGGCAGGCTGTACAACTCCCGGCAGAGACGGCCGAAATCCTTTTCGATGACTTCCGTTGCCTGGAATACGGGCATGACAGAGTAAAGATATTGCCCCGTATGGGTCATCGCCTGACGGTCGATAACCGGTTCGCGCGCCACCTGCGTTTCGCCGATGGTGACGTGGGTGACCGGCGCCGACGACAGCGGCCGGCCGCATTCTTTGTCCGCGAAAGCCTGACGGATGGTGTCCATGGCGATCGGGCCGGGCAGGCGGAGTTGTCCCTTGATCAGAAACGGGATCCGCTGGACGCCGTCGGCATCCGGCTGAAGCAGGTTGTGCTCCCGGCAGAATTCGCCGATGGGACCGGAGAAAATGTTTCCGGCGGTTGTCCCGCCCTGATTGCTTGATTCCATATTTTCCTCCCGCCGGGCTACGCGTTGATTTTGGCCATGATGCCGCCGCACCCTTTGACCTCGCGGCCGGCGCTCCGCTCGATGGACAGAATCATCGGCCCGGAGCGGCCGCAGGGACAGGGCGCGTTGATCCGGCGGACCGTATCGCCGGTCACCAGAAAACCCGGGTAGCTCTCGGCAAAGGGGTCGATGATGCCGAGGGCGCCGGTGACGTCATCCCCGGCGAGCGGTTTCAGGGACTCGTCCAGGATAACGGTCTCAAAGTGGGGCGGAACATGGTAGCGCTTATGGCTGCAGCGCAACATGAGGCCGTGGATTTCCGTCATGGAATACCCTTCGGCGATATGCCGGGGCTCCAGGCCGAAGGTTTCGCTCAGCAGGCGGACCAGTTCCTCCTCGGGAATGCGCCGGCCGTCAAAGGATTTCCAGCCGCCGCCGAAAATCACCCCGCTCCCCTTCCGGACCTTAAGCGAAATCTGCCGGGCCTTGATTTTCTGGCATATTTCCAGGAGCAGATACGGAGTTCCGAAAACAATGACCTTTCGCCGCCGGCGGACCGATTCCTGAAGCGCGCCGATCATGCGGTCGTAGTTGGCTTCCTTGTTGAAGACCGTGGCCCTGAGGAATTCGTCGGCCAGGGTCTGCTCTTCCGGAGAATGAGCGCCGCGAATAATACCGCGCACCGCGGCCGGGGACAGGGTCATGTCGTAGAGGAAAAAAGCCGAGCCGCAATATTTGGCGATCTCCTGGCCGACCAACTGGATGCCCTGGTTGCCGCCGGAAAAATTGCAGAAGTAGCCGTCATAATCTTTCAGGACGAAGCGGCCGAATTTATCGGCCATCTTCAAAAAGGCATCCGGCTGTATCATTTTGATCAGCCGCTTCAGCAGCCAATATTTCCAGGGTGAAATCATGCCCTGCTCGGCGATCAGCAGCGGCAGATAGAGCAGCGGCGTCTTTAGAAAATGGGTCCAGGTAGCCTCGTCCCTGGGAACGAACGACATGTTGCCGGAGGTCCCCGAGGAAAAGACCAGGTTCATGCCCTTTGCGGCCAGGGCCTCGATCCACTGGTCCAGGTTGCGGACATCACCCGGGAGCTGCCCTGTCAGGTCCACGGTGCTGATCCGGGAGAGCCAGGCGGTCATGCCCTCGAAGTTCTTTCCGTCGACCAGGGACTGGGGATAGGACTTGAAAATATCGTCGGTCACCATCAGGTGCGCAATGATATTGTCCAAGCCCGGGTTGTCCGTGTCCAGGTCCGCCATTCGACATACCTTGCGGTAGTAAGGAATGTTTTCCCGGTACCGGCGGTGATTGATCTCCACGGCCCTTTGCCGCAGTCGCCTGGCCCGGTCCCCGTCCACGGTCTTGTCCGCGGCCCAGTCCATGATCAGGCGTTTGAGCTCACCGTGAACCGCTTGTAGTTCCCGGTCGTGGCTTGTGTTCATGAGTCCGCCCTCCCCCTCTAAAGACCTCCGCTACAACTTTTTGGCTACTGCCGCGACTTGTGTAGCGGAAGCCTTCAGGCTTCCAGAAAGGCAATGAAAGACTTCGCCTTTCCATCTATGGAGGTCTAAAGACCTCCGCTACATTGAGCCCGCAGCTTCCGCTGCCATCATGCGGTCTTTCTCGGCCTTCACTTCCGGGTCATAGCATTCCACCGGCAGCCGGCCGGCCCTGGCAATGCAGCCGTTGCAGAAGGAGCACCTGGGACCGGCAACATTCTTTCTGAAATGGGCATACAGATACGGGTCGGCGATCATGGCCCGGCCCACGGATACGGCGTCGCATAAACCACGGTTGATGGCGTCGGCGGCCGCCTGGCGGGTCAGAAACCCGCCCACACAGATGACCGGCATGGTCAGCGTTTTCTTGAACTCCCGGGAATAGCCGGTATTGAACCCTTCGTAATGGGGCCAGATGCGGTTGAAGGCAAAAGCAATGGGATGGCGGAACAGGGTCACGCCCGTTTTCCGGATAAAGGGCAGCTGCCAGCCGATGCCTTCTTTCATCAGGCCCTTGAAGAAATCATTAAAAGTTCCCCGGATCATGGGAAACCCTGACTCGTAGTGACCCACCGTCACTTCCACGCCGTCCAGCCCCTCTTCCTGGAGGATGCGGGCGGTTTCGACCAGTTCGCCGGTGCTCAGGCTGGCCCGGCCGGTCAGGGCGTCGGCGCCGCCGATCTTGGCGATCAGGGGGTAATCCGGTCCGACCCGTTCCCGCACCGCCCGGTATACCTCCAGCAGGAAGCGGAGCCGCCGGCCCTGATCGCCGCCGTACTCGTCCCGGCGGCGGTTGGTGTAGGGCGAAAGGAACTGGTTGATGAGATAACCGTGGCCGGCATGGATCTGGACGCCGTCAAACCCCGCTTCCTGGCAGTACTGGGCCGAGTCCGCGAACTGCCGCACGGCCTGCCGGATCTCGTCGATGGTCATGGGCCGCGGTTTCGTGCCCATGACCTTTTCCGTCACGTCTGAAGCCGAGATGGCGCTCTTTAACCCCATGGCCCGGGCGAACACCTGACGGCCGCAGTGGTTGATCTGGCCGAACAACTTGCCGCCGTATCGGTGGGCCAGGTCGGCCCAGCGTTTCAGCCCCGGCACCTTGTCCGGCGCGTCCGCGCCGCCCATGCGGTAGGTGGATTTGCCTTCCGGACTGACATACAGGTTGCCGGTGATGATCAGCGGCGTCCCGGCCCGGGCGATGGGTTCGTAAAAAGCCAGCAGCTCGTCGGAAACAAACCCGTCCTCGGTGGCCCGGGTTTCGGAAGTGGCGGTTTTACAGACCCGGCCGCTCACGGTCAGTTTGCCCAGGGAAAACGGCTGGAACAGGATGTCTTCAGCGCTCATGACGGTTTCCTTTTTAGTGATATAAAGGGTTCAAGGATTCAAGGGGTTGTTGCGGTTCACTTGAATCCTTGGCCCCTTAACCTGGCATCAGGCTTCTCCCGGCTCCCTGATGTAAAGAAGTTTAGCGATTCTCTGCATGGGCATGCCGCGACGGAAAAGCAGGACCTGGGCCAGCACGATGAAGAGCGGTACGCCGATCAGATATCCCAGCAGAGTGCTGCCGGTCACACTCTTCAGGCCCATGACCATGAGAGCCGCCGCGATGGCCAGCCCCAGGCAGGCCACCCATTGAATCCCGAAATAAGCCGCAAGTATTATAATCGGATTGGGCACCTCCTCCGGCCGGATGGACGGATCCATCTTCGCCCCTTCCCGGGTGAACGTGATAAAACCATGGATGAGCATGGGACCGAAAAACACGGCCATGATCACCAGGGTCCACCACACGTTGCTCATGAAAAAACCGAGGCCCATATGTTTTCCCGGGGACCAGAGTTCGCCGTTGTTCATGCTCATGTCATAGAGGAATCGCTGATACCCCGTGCAGTCCCAGCCGCAGACCAGGATAAACCAGAACAGGATCCAGGCCCACATCCAGTTGGCATGGGCGCCGTAGTAGTTTTTCTTTTTTACCAGTTTCAACGTGGTCCAGTACCCCAGTATCCCCTGGGTCACGTTCGTGACCGCAAACAGGGTGACCAGCCACGCCGGTATGTCCTTCATGGTTTTAGCCACCTGCATCGTCTCCCATTGGGTGTGTTCCCAGAGAAGATACAATCCCGACGGGGCAAAGAAAACCGAGAGGAAAATCAGGATAAAGACATACCACTTGTTGTCAAAAGACTTTTCCTCTTTTTCGAGCTGACGGCCGGCAGCCGCCGCGAACGTCGCGCCGAAGGCGTACGCCCAGACCACATCTACCTGAACCATAATTGCATCCTCCCTGTTATTGTTGATATTACTACCCAAAAATACTCATCATTCCGGTTTGAGAACCCGGAAAATCACATCCGCCATGAATGCCAGCCATTCGTCCTGACTGGAAAGCGATTTAAAAGCCGGCGACTTCTTCGAGATCACCAGGTCCATGTGGGGCAGCAGTCCGGCCAGACCAACCACGATCAGCACCATCAGGACAATGCTCTTGTCCGGGTCGATGGATCGGATGGCGCCGCTCTGCTGCAGTAATTTGAGCATGGCCGCCACGGTGTCGAATTCGGCGTAGAGATCAGGCCGTTTCTTCTTCAACGCTCGCAGGCTGGCGCCGCCGGCGGCCAGGTCGTACAGGATAATGGTGGCGTAGTCCTTCTTTTCCAGCAGCGTCTTGAAATACCCCTGCAGGACGGGATAAAGGGATTGCAGGGTCAGGTTTCCGCTCTTAAGATGCGCCTCCACCTGCCGGGTCTTGGCCTCGAACAGGTGTTCCAGCACTGCCAGGTGCAACTCATCTTTGTTTTTGTATATGTAATAGATCATGGCCTTGTTGACGCCGGCCTCCCGGGCAATGCGGTCCACCCGGGCGCCGGAGAAACCGTAGACGGCAAATTCACCGGCGGCCGCGTCCAGGATGAGCTGACGCGTTTTTTCCAGATCCCGTGTTTTGTTTTCCCTGCCCTTTTTCATGATAAACATTTTCCTTTTTTCCACCCGGCGGCCGTTAAAAACTAACCAGTTAGTTAGTTATAGGACGTAAAAAACACGATTGCAAGGGAAAAATTTGAAAATCTGATTATGGCTGCTTAGGTTGTTCTGAAGGTTTCTGCCCGATCTTTCCCATGGTCCATTCCAGGGTCAGGCGGGCGACCAGATAATCTCTTTTGCCCCGGGCCAGGCTGCTCTGGGCATGGAGAAGATTGAGGGCGGCATCGTCAACGTCCAGGCGCGTCATGACGCCGTACTTATAGCCCTGCTCGGCCATGGCCAGCATCCGCTCCGCCTGGGTCACGGTCTCACCCAGCGCCATCACGATCTCGCCGGCATCTCTGACGGCGTTGACCGCCTGCCTCACCTGCAGCACCAGCGTGTCATAAATATTGCGGATATCCAGCTCCAGGCTCTTGGCTTCGCTGACCGCCTGGGCCGTCAGGCCTTTGGTCCGGCCGCCGTCAAACAGCGGCCAGGTCAGATACATGCCGAGTGACCAGGCGTCGCCTTCCCCGTTGAAGCTGTCGTCATACTGCTCCATGGTCAGATCGCGGTAACCGTAACTGGATTTGA harbors:
- a CDS encoding acyl-CoA reductase gives rise to the protein MESSNQGGTTAGNIFSGPIGEFCREHNLLQPDADGVQRIPFLIKGQLRLPGPIAMDTIRQAFADKECGRPLSSAPVTHVTIGETQVAREPVIDRQAMTHTGQYLYSVMPVFQATEVIEKDFGRLCRELYSLPFEEILSFLRALGETFAASRSFLDHVREATLPTALLPDRWHRAGFDTIELLLDEGNARRMVDNDLCAWNLPGTRFLDGWVPLTEAPVFPEPVHLMAAEIFREPDKAWRPRVPTLRAMPTRQLHITAGNAPQIPLFSALRAILTKSPAVVKSPYGATIPGALLALAMATGRPDHPVTRHLSIVYWPGGDESVESAFFAPGSFDRIVVWGAPEAVESVKKRAVFTKVLTFNPRYGISMIGREAFAGDIRHVADRTLADSLVANQKACIASQIHYVEGDDDQLKAYAEALRQGLERFDQYAPNYIEPFFEGEIKRLMRGMLIDADWYINRTNGRFSSGVVVVNREFPLSCLTMQRMIIVRKVGALSDVLSYLHPGVSTVSIFPPARREELRDVIAAAGVSNIVDIGQSGTIYPGQSHDGMMVLTELVDWKNG
- a CDS encoding NADH:flavin oxidoreductase, whose translation is MSAEDILFQPFSLGKLTVSGRVCKTATSETRATEDGFVSDELLAFYEPIARAGTPLIITGNLYVSPEGKSTYRMGGADAPDKVPGLKRWADLAHRYGGKLFGQINHCGRQVFARAMGLKSAISASDVTEKVMGTKPRPMTIDEIRQAVRQFADSAQYCQEAGFDGVQIHAGHGYLINQFLSPYTNRRRDEYGGDQGRRLRFLLEVYRAVRERVGPDYPLIAKIGGADALTGRASLSTGELVETARILQEEGLDGVEVTVGHYESGFPMIRGTFNDFFKGLMKEGIGWQLPFIRKTGVTLFRHPIAFAFNRIWPHYEGFNTGYSREFKKTLTMPVICVGGFLTRQAAADAINRGLCDAVSVGRAMIADPYLYAHFRKNVAGPRCSFCNGCIARAGRLPVECYDPEVKAEKDRMMAAEAAGSM
- a CDS encoding TetR/AcrR family transcriptional regulator, whose product is MKKGRENKTRDLEKTRQLILDAAAGEFAVYGFSGARVDRIAREAGVNKAMIYYIYKNKDELHLAVLEHLFEAKTRQVEAHLKSGNLTLQSLYPVLQGYFKTLLEKKDYATIILYDLAAGGASLRALKKKRPDLYAEFDTVAAMLKLLQQSGAIRSIDPDKSIVLMVLIVVGLAGLLPHMDLVISKKSPAFKSLSSQDEWLAFMADVIFRVLKPE